Proteins encoded in a region of the Nonomuraea helvata genome:
- a CDS encoding SAM-dependent methyltransferase — translation MDSAPEGVDPNVPNVARMYDYYLDGKDNFAVDRAAAEQILETFPHTKEGARANRAYLRRAVRHLVESGVRQIVDLGAGLPTQGNTHEIAPEARVVYVDNDPVVCAHGRALLARTDDVDVLQADVRETDALLDKLGGLVDFDRPVAFLMLAILHFIPDDFAYDLVAKVRKVSVPGSRLVISHAVDATPDTTPQAIEIYRRATAALSLRTRQEILRFFDGYELEAPGLTYPNGWRPDDPDAPGNGITFGYVGVGRKPDNA, via the coding sequence GTGGACAGTGCCCCCGAAGGGGTGGACCCCAATGTCCCCAACGTCGCGCGTATGTACGACTATTACCTCGACGGCAAGGACAATTTCGCGGTCGACCGGGCTGCCGCCGAGCAGATCCTGGAGACGTTCCCCCACACCAAGGAGGGCGCCCGCGCGAACAGGGCGTACCTGCGCCGCGCGGTGCGGCACCTGGTCGAGTCGGGGGTGCGGCAGATCGTGGACCTCGGCGCGGGGCTGCCGACCCAGGGGAACACGCACGAGATCGCCCCGGAGGCGCGCGTCGTCTACGTGGACAACGACCCCGTGGTCTGCGCGCACGGCAGGGCCCTGCTGGCCAGGACCGACGATGTGGACGTGCTGCAGGCCGACGTGCGCGAGACGGACGCGCTGCTGGACAAGCTGGGCGGCCTGGTGGACTTCGACCGGCCGGTGGCGTTCCTGATGCTGGCCATCCTGCACTTCATCCCGGACGACTTCGCGTACGACCTGGTGGCGAAGGTGCGCAAGGTGAGCGTGCCCGGCAGCCGGCTGGTGATCAGCCACGCCGTCGACGCCACGCCGGACACCACCCCGCAGGCCATCGAGATCTACCGCAGGGCCACGGCCGCGCTCAGCCTCAGGACCCGCCAGGAGATCCTGCGCTTCTTCGACGGCTACGAGCTGGAGGCGCCCGGGTTGACGTACCCGAACGGCTGGCGTCCCGACGACCCGGACGCGCCGGGCAACGGGATCACGTTCGGGTACGTCGGAGTAGGCCGCAAACCGGACAACGCCTAG
- a CDS encoding thioredoxin family protein, giving the protein MATIEVTEKNFNDIADKGIVLLDFWAEWCPPCKKFGPIFEQASDKHDDITFGKIDTDAEQGLAQGFDITSIPTLMAIRDGIVVFAQAGAIPAPALEDLVRQVRALDMDAIRAELAEELKQN; this is encoded by the coding sequence GTGGCGACCATCGAAGTAACCGAGAAGAACTTCAACGACATCGCCGACAAGGGGATCGTGCTGCTCGACTTCTGGGCGGAGTGGTGCCCGCCGTGCAAGAAGTTCGGCCCGATTTTCGAGCAGGCTTCCGACAAGCACGACGACATCACGTTCGGCAAGATTGACACGGACGCCGAGCAGGGGCTGGCACAGGGTTTCGACATCACCTCGATCCCCACCCTCATGGCGATCCGCGACGGCATCGTGGTCTTCGCCCAGGCCGGCGCCATCCCGGCGCCCGCGCTGGAAGACCTGGTCCGGCAGGTCCGGGCGCTCGACATGGACGCCATCAGGGCCGAGCTCGCGGAGGAGCTCAAGCAGAACTAG
- a CDS encoding pentapeptide repeat-containing protein has protein sequence MDWVTCAYSAACTGIASRPTGFCFAHLTPDQLSEVLDEMVPGRLLDLRGTTVNSELLSRVLEAAGARPGRARLDRVRFTGDVRFAGVTFMGDVSLDGARFERLASFFGARFEGNVSLAGARFTRELSFHGVAVRGHVSLDRAVMSRDALFSQAVFGHGLSCERARFDGYATFDGARLGDGATFRGARFGRTVSFRKVSGHAGFEGAHFAADAYLSATGRLSVARARADGLLDVAVARCGVDLRGVEVAGSTTLRLTDSQADLEGAVLRGPATVTGRGRSMLSSLRLVDAANLALFGLDLSACRFAGLAHPSGVRVKDCTFALTPRGVRVSLRWPMLRWFSRRRALADEHTMRGWAAAGDPGATPDGLAALYAGLRPSDSATSTDFAFAAMEMRRQADHRWWLSVSWLVCGYGLRMGRAAGWFAMLLTLVAAAVLWTSTSHAERQAEPPQPAVHP, from the coding sequence ATGGACTGGGTCACCTGCGCGTATTCGGCTGCCTGCACCGGAATCGCTAGCCGTCCGACCGGCTTCTGCTTCGCCCACCTCACTCCTGACCAGCTCTCCGAGGTCCTTGACGAGATGGTTCCCGGTCGCCTGCTCGACCTGCGCGGCACAACGGTCAACAGCGAGCTGCTGTCCAGAGTCCTCGAGGCCGCCGGCGCCAGGCCGGGCAGGGCCCGGCTCGACCGGGTCAGGTTCACCGGCGACGTGCGGTTCGCGGGCGTGACGTTCATGGGCGACGTGTCGCTGGACGGAGCCAGGTTCGAGCGGCTGGCCTCGTTCTTCGGCGCCCGCTTCGAGGGCAACGTGTCGCTGGCGGGCGCCAGGTTCACCCGCGAGCTCTCCTTCCACGGCGTCGCCGTGCGCGGGCACGTCTCGCTCGACCGGGCCGTGATGTCCCGGGACGCGCTGTTCAGCCAGGCCGTCTTCGGCCACGGGCTGTCGTGCGAGCGGGCCAGGTTCGACGGGTACGCCACCTTCGACGGCGCCAGGCTGGGCGACGGGGCCACGTTCAGGGGGGCGCGTTTCGGCCGTACCGTGTCCTTCCGCAAGGTCAGCGGGCACGCCGGGTTCGAGGGCGCGCACTTCGCCGCCGACGCGTACCTCTCGGCCACCGGCCGGCTGTCGGTGGCCAGGGCCCGCGCCGACGGGCTGCTGGACGTGGCGGTGGCGCGGTGCGGCGTGGACCTGCGCGGCGTCGAGGTGGCCGGCTCGACGACGCTGCGGCTGACCGACTCGCAGGCCGACCTCGAAGGCGCGGTGCTGCGCGGGCCCGCCACCGTGACCGGCCGGGGCAGGTCCATGCTGTCGTCGCTGCGGCTGGTGGATGCGGCCAACCTGGCGCTGTTCGGGCTGGACCTGTCGGCGTGCAGGTTCGCCGGCCTGGCGCATCCCTCGGGAGTGCGGGTCAAGGACTGCACGTTCGCGCTCACGCCGCGCGGCGTGCGGGTGAGCCTGCGCTGGCCGATGCTGCGCTGGTTCTCCCGCCGCCGGGCGCTGGCGGACGAGCACACCATGCGCGGCTGGGCGGCGGCGGGCGACCCCGGCGCGACGCCCGACGGGCTGGCCGCGCTCTACGCGGGGCTGCGGCCCAGCGACAGCGCCACCTCGACCGACTTCGCGTTCGCGGCCATGGAGATGCGCCGCCAGGCCGATCACCGCTGGTGGCTGTCGGTCTCCTGGCTCGTGTGCGGGTACGGCCTGCGCATGGGGCGGGCGGCGGGCTGGTTCGCGATGCTGCTGACGCTCGTCGCGGCCGCCGTGCTGTGGACCTCGACCTCACACGCCGAACGCCAGGCCGAGCCGCCCCAGCCGGCCGTGCATCCCTAG
- a CDS encoding SRPBCC domain-containing protein: MPHDRTAEDLRAIRLDQFVAHPPAKVWRALTEPELLARWLMPNDFKPEVGHRFTFTTEPKPQVGFDGTVHCEVLELEPEKLLKISWSDRKKADWTVTWRLESEGKGTRLFLDHEGFDPDDEVQQLSRRIMGGGWRSHVFRAIAALLDEL; this comes from the coding sequence ATGCCCCACGACAGGACAGCTGAAGACCTGCGCGCGATCAGGCTCGACCAGTTCGTCGCGCACCCGCCCGCGAAGGTGTGGCGGGCGCTCACCGAGCCCGAGCTGCTGGCCCGCTGGCTCATGCCCAACGACTTCAAGCCGGAGGTGGGGCACCGGTTCACGTTCACGACCGAGCCCAAACCCCAGGTGGGCTTCGACGGCACCGTCCACTGCGAGGTGCTGGAGCTGGAGCCGGAGAAGCTGCTGAAGATCAGTTGGAGCGACCGCAAGAAGGCCGACTGGACGGTCACCTGGCGGCTGGAGTCCGAGGGCAAGGGCACCAGGCTCTTCCTCGACCACGAGGGTTTCGACCCGGACGACGAGGTGCAGCAGCTCTCCCGCCGGATCATGGGCGGCGGCTGGCGCTCGCACGTCTTCCGCGCCATCGCCGCACTCCTCGACGAGCTCTAG
- a CDS encoding metalloregulator ArsR/SmtB family transcription factor, whose amino-acid sequence MTADHVFAALASPARRELLRLLLDEGAQPAGRLAERFDMSRPSVSEHLKVLRDAGLVAETRSGRERHYRLEAAPLMEIRDWLTPYERFWREKLADLTTLLDEMEDDDHAPRQDS is encoded by the coding sequence ATGACCGCGGACCACGTGTTCGCCGCGCTGGCCAGCCCGGCCAGGCGGGAGCTGCTGCGCCTGCTGCTCGACGAGGGCGCCCAGCCCGCCGGGCGGCTGGCCGAGCGGTTCGACATGAGCAGGCCCAGCGTGTCGGAGCATCTCAAGGTGCTCAGGGACGCGGGGCTGGTCGCCGAGACCCGCAGCGGGCGGGAACGGCACTACCGGCTGGAGGCGGCGCCGCTCATGGAGATCCGCGACTGGCTGACCCCGTACGAACGGTTCTGGCGGGAGAAGCTCGCCGACCTCACGACCCTGCTCGACGAGATGGAAGACGACGACCATGCCCCACGACAGGACAGCTGA
- a CDS encoding VOC family protein, which produces MPISQILTVTVPVADQERALAFYAGVLEFEVRTDNPFPMGRWLTVAPKEAGTTLLLASWFPGMAPIGGLVVAAPDLDALAARLREHEVAFEGPSDEPWGRQLLFHDPFGNGFVVSQA; this is translated from the coding sequence ATGCCGATATCTCAGATCCTCACCGTCACCGTGCCCGTCGCCGACCAGGAGAGAGCGCTGGCCTTCTACGCGGGCGTGCTCGAGTTCGAGGTACGCACCGACAACCCCTTCCCGATGGGCCGCTGGCTCACCGTCGCCCCCAAGGAGGCCGGGACCACGCTGCTGCTGGCCTCCTGGTTCCCCGGTATGGCGCCGATCGGCGGCCTGGTGGTGGCCGCGCCCGACCTCGACGCGCTGGCCGCGCGGCTGCGCGAGCACGAGGTCGCCTTCGAGGGGCCGAGCGACGAGCCGTGGGGCCGGCAACTGCTGTTCCACGACCCGTTCGGCAACGGGTTCGTGGTCAGCCAGGCATGA
- a CDS encoding permease prefix domain 1-containing protein has product MLIDDYVAELDRTLAGPHGAKRDLVVEARDSLTDTADALEAEGLDRVEAERVAVAEFGEVTEVAPGYQAELTASAGRRLGFLLFISVPMTALMWSVIWRVYPGNELAWRHAPVWYGPVSRLLDVLQLCVGLYGGLALFALSRGARWIRRPRLVTRSLGVLVWAMLPVTGILSVALTVGAKGASQVDVLPSMLANVVTSAFWGLQIYGATRCLRVSRPRLVRG; this is encoded by the coding sequence ATGCTCATCGACGACTATGTGGCAGAGCTCGACCGCACCCTGGCCGGTCCGCACGGGGCCAAGCGCGACCTGGTCGTCGAGGCGCGCGACAGCCTGACCGACACCGCCGACGCGCTGGAGGCCGAGGGGCTGGACCGGGTGGAGGCGGAGCGGGTCGCGGTGGCGGAGTTCGGGGAGGTCACCGAGGTCGCGCCCGGCTACCAGGCCGAGCTGACCGCCTCGGCGGGGCGCCGGCTGGGCTTCCTGCTCTTCATCAGCGTGCCGATGACCGCGCTGATGTGGTCGGTGATCTGGCGTGTCTATCCCGGCAACGAGCTGGCCTGGCGGCACGCGCCCGTCTGGTACGGGCCCGTCTCGCGGCTGCTCGACGTGCTCCAGCTCTGCGTCGGGCTGTACGGCGGGCTCGCACTGTTCGCCCTGAGCCGGGGCGCCCGCTGGATCCGCCGGCCGCGGCTGGTGACCAGGTCGCTGGGCGTGCTCGTCTGGGCCATGCTGCCGGTCACCGGGATCCTGAGCGTGGCGCTGACCGTGGGCGCGAAGGGCGCGAGCCAGGTGGACGTCCTGCCCTCCATGCTCGCCAACGTGGTGACGTCGGCCTTCTGGGGCCTGCAGATCTACGGCGCCACGCGCTGCCTGCGCGTCAGCCGTCCGCGGCTCGTACGGGGCTGA
- a CDS encoding PadR family transcriptional regulator — MNPDALRGHMDALLLSVLEREPLHGYAIIEALLERSGGALNVPTGTVYPALRRLERIGYLSSEWATVGGRKRRTYRLTDSGRKRLEGERSAWHEFATVIGGVLRPEAAEVSPVRAADG; from the coding sequence ATGAATCCGGACGCGCTGCGCGGGCACATGGACGCGCTCCTGCTCTCCGTCCTGGAGCGGGAGCCGCTGCACGGCTACGCCATCATCGAGGCGCTGCTGGAGCGCAGCGGAGGCGCGCTGAACGTGCCCACCGGCACCGTTTACCCCGCCCTGCGCAGGCTGGAGCGGATCGGCTACCTGTCCAGCGAGTGGGCGACCGTGGGCGGGCGCAAGCGCCGCACCTACCGGCTGACGGACTCGGGCAGGAAGCGGCTGGAAGGCGAGCGCTCGGCGTGGCACGAGTTCGCCACCGTGATCGGCGGCGTGCTGCGCCCCGAGGCCGCCGAGGTCAGCCCCGTACGAGCCGCGGACGGCTGA
- a CDS encoding cytochrome ubiquinol oxidase subunit I: protein MDVLELARTQFAVTGSLHFLFVVLTLGLAPLVAIMNTRWALSRKPVHGAMTRFWGQVYVVNYALGIVTGLVMEFQFGLSWSGLSHYAGDVFGAPLAMETLVAFFLESTFLGLWIFGWGRLPRWLHLACIWLVTLTAYASAFSIMVANSFLQNPAGSVARGGRLELVDVGALLTNKALIFSFPHVIGAGLFTGAMVLVGASAYQLRRRTEHVEFFTRSLRTGVVAAALGIFLTIGFGYAQFAGVQEGKFDGNPGAAIPLGFMIEFGQLLALVMLFVLLPMVGVLHRWRWTHPLLMLMTPLPFILAIMGWLAREVGRQPWMIWGKLTVADAMSPGLTQGMITGSLVGFAGVLGLLAVVDYVLIARIIRRGPRDLDLGAVPATESRSPALSY from the coding sequence ATGGATGTACTCGAACTGGCACGTACGCAGTTCGCGGTGACGGGCAGCCTCCACTTCCTGTTCGTCGTGCTCACGCTGGGCCTGGCGCCGCTGGTGGCGATCATGAACACGCGCTGGGCGCTCTCCCGCAAACCGGTGCACGGGGCGATGACCCGCTTCTGGGGGCAGGTCTACGTCGTCAACTACGCGCTGGGCATCGTGACCGGGCTGGTGATGGAGTTCCAGTTCGGTCTGTCGTGGAGTGGTCTGTCCCACTACGCGGGCGACGTGTTCGGCGCGCCGCTGGCCATGGAGACGCTGGTCGCCTTCTTCCTGGAGTCCACCTTCCTGGGCCTGTGGATCTTCGGCTGGGGGCGGCTGCCCCGGTGGCTGCACCTGGCGTGCATCTGGCTCGTCACGCTGACGGCGTACGCGAGCGCGTTCTCCATCATGGTCGCCAACTCGTTCCTGCAGAACCCGGCCGGCTCCGTCGCCCGCGGGGGCCGCCTGGAGCTGGTGGACGTCGGCGCCCTGCTCACGAACAAGGCGCTGATCTTCTCCTTCCCGCACGTCATCGGGGCGGGCCTGTTCACGGGGGCCATGGTGCTGGTGGGCGCGAGCGCGTACCAGCTGCGCCGCCGCACCGAGCATGTGGAGTTCTTCACCAGATCGCTGCGGACCGGCGTGGTCGCCGCGGCCCTCGGCATCTTCCTCACGATCGGGTTCGGGTACGCGCAGTTCGCCGGGGTCCAGGAGGGGAAGTTCGACGGGAACCCGGGCGCGGCGATCCCGCTCGGGTTCATGATCGAGTTCGGCCAGCTGCTCGCGCTGGTCATGCTGTTCGTGCTGCTGCCGATGGTCGGCGTGCTGCACCGGTGGCGCTGGACGCATCCGCTGCTCATGCTGATGACGCCGCTGCCGTTCATCCTGGCGATCATGGGCTGGCTGGCGCGCGAGGTGGGGCGGCAGCCGTGGATGATCTGGGGGAAGCTCACCGTGGCCGACGCCATGTCCCCCGGACTGACCCAGGGCATGATCACGGGCTCGCTCGTCGGGTTCGCCGGCGTGCTGGGTCTGCTGGCGGTCGTCGACTACGTGCTCATCGCCAGGATCATCCGGCGCGGGCCGCGCGACCTCGACCTCGGCGCCGTTCCCGCCACTGAGTCCCGCTCCCCCGCACTGAGCTACTGA
- a CDS encoding cytochrome d ubiquinol oxidase subunit II: MEMIWFILFAILLAGYFALEGFDLGVGLLLPLLGRTRESRDRMVAAIAPFVLANEVWLVAVAGALFGVYPLLEGEVLFKLYPLVVAMLLSWVVRDAGLWFRRRLDGARWRGFWDAMIAFGSLGLSFGWGMAIHAAATGFETPVVHPVGIMLGAVVTLLFAFHGWTFLAWRTPGTFGASRSGRALAVSALVAAVPALGMLVGAMPYLLDHSAPPATLNVLSVMVLPFAPIVLGAQIWVWRTFRPGKDAFRLPSFF; this comes from the coding sequence ATGGAAATGATCTGGTTCATCCTCTTCGCGATCCTGCTGGCCGGATACTTCGCCCTTGAGGGGTTCGACCTGGGGGTGGGGCTGCTGCTGCCGCTGCTGGGCAGGACGCGTGAGAGCCGCGACCGCATGGTGGCCGCGATCGCGCCGTTCGTGCTGGCCAACGAGGTGTGGCTGGTGGCGGTCGCCGGGGCGCTGTTCGGGGTCTATCCGCTGCTCGAGGGCGAGGTGCTGTTCAAGCTGTACCCGCTGGTGGTGGCCATGCTGCTGAGCTGGGTCGTACGGGACGCGGGGCTGTGGTTCAGGCGCCGGCTGGACGGGGCCAGGTGGCGCGGGTTCTGGGACGCGATGATCGCGTTCGGGTCGCTCGGGCTGTCCTTCGGATGGGGCATGGCGATCCACGCGGCGGCCACGGGGTTCGAGACGCCGGTCGTGCATCCGGTGGGGATCATGCTGGGAGCCGTCGTGACGCTGCTGTTCGCCTTCCACGGGTGGACGTTCCTGGCCTGGCGGACGCCCGGGACCTTCGGGGCGTCCAGGTCGGGGCGTGCCCTGGCGGTGTCGGCGCTCGTGGCGGCGGTCCCGGCGCTGGGGATGCTCGTGGGCGCGATGCCGTACCTGCTGGACCACAGCGCGCCCCCGGCTACGTTGAATGTGCTCAGTGTCATGGTGCTACCGTTCGCGCCCATCGTGCTGGGCGCGCAAATATGGGTATGGCGCACTTTCCGCCCAGGGAAGGACGCTTTCCGGCTCCCATCGTTCTTCTGA
- the cydD gene encoding thiol reductant ABC exporter subunit CydD, with product MHKDLLRLMRAERSVRRHLAVTMVAAVLAGLLVLVQAELLAGVLSGRFTAAALAGLAAVVGMRALLTWTQGVFAGRTATGVKSALRHRLLGRLRDLGPGRLTAHRSGELVTLAGRGLDRLDAYLTGYLPSIAVAGVVPLAVLVRLFAADLASAVIVLVTLPLIPIFGALVGMTTKAVTERQFLALSRLGGHFLDVVRGLPTLRAFGRARYQAGVIQQVADAHRSTTMRTLRVAFLSSLVLELCASLSLALVAVPIGLRLLGGSLDLTTALLVLLLAPEAYLPLRAMGTRFHASMEGVAAADAAFAVLDGPGSEPADPVRRPAPAASGGAPEIRLENVTVRYPGRDGAALENVSLTIGPRERVALVGESGGGKSTLLHLILGFIQPSEGRVLVDGTDLSELDLGSWRARLAFVAQRPHLFATSVAGNIRLGAPSATLDEVRRAAAAAHADFVDGLPQGFDTVVGERGTNFSAGQRQRIALARAFCRPHASVLLLDEPTARLDGRSEAAVVAATSDLAQDRTAVIVAHRPAMIDLADRVIRIHEGRVVSDTTRSAEGGGVASGGAPETGPRAHRARDEVTVVWPGEGSGQ from the coding sequence GTGCATAAGGATCTCCTCCGGCTCATGCGGGCCGAGCGGTCGGTACGCCGCCATCTGGCCGTGACCATGGTCGCGGCGGTGCTCGCGGGGCTGCTCGTCCTGGTGCAGGCCGAGTTGCTGGCCGGGGTGCTGTCCGGCAGGTTCACCGCCGCCGCCCTGGCGGGGCTGGCGGCGGTGGTGGGCATGCGGGCGCTGCTCACCTGGACGCAGGGCGTCTTCGCGGGGCGCACCGCGACCGGCGTGAAGTCGGCGCTGCGCCACCGGCTGCTGGGCCGCCTGCGGGACCTCGGGCCCGGGCGGCTCACCGCCCACCGCTCGGGCGAGCTGGTCACGCTCGCCGGGCGCGGCCTGGACCGGCTCGACGCGTACCTCACCGGCTACCTGCCGTCGATCGCGGTGGCCGGGGTGGTGCCGCTCGCGGTGCTGGTACGGCTGTTCGCCGCCGACCTGGCGAGCGCGGTCATCGTCCTGGTCACGCTCCCCCTGATCCCGATCTTCGGCGCACTGGTGGGCATGACCACCAAGGCCGTCACCGAGCGCCAGTTCCTGGCCCTGTCACGGCTCGGCGGCCACTTCCTGGACGTGGTGCGCGGACTGCCCACCCTGCGGGCCTTCGGGCGTGCCCGGTACCAGGCGGGCGTCATCCAGCAGGTCGCGGACGCGCACCGGAGCACCACGATGCGGACCTTGCGGGTGGCGTTCCTGTCGTCGCTGGTGCTGGAGCTGTGCGCGTCGCTGTCGCTGGCGCTGGTGGCGGTGCCGATCGGGCTGCGGCTGCTCGGAGGGTCGCTGGATCTGACGACGGCGCTGCTGGTGCTGCTGCTGGCGCCGGAGGCGTACCTGCCGCTGCGGGCGATGGGGACGCGCTTCCACGCCTCGATGGAGGGGGTCGCCGCCGCCGACGCGGCCTTCGCCGTACTCGACGGACCCGGCTCGGAGCCGGCCGATCCGGTGCGGCGGCCCGCCCCGGCGGCGTCGGGCGGCGCGCCTGAGATCCGCCTCGAGAACGTGACCGTCCGCTACCCCGGCCGGGACGGCGCCGCGCTGGAGAACGTCTCGCTCACCATCGGCCCACGCGAACGGGTGGCGCTGGTCGGCGAGAGCGGCGGCGGCAAGAGCACGCTGCTCCACCTCATCCTCGGCTTCATCCAGCCGTCGGAGGGCCGGGTCCTCGTCGACGGGACGGACCTGAGCGAGCTGGACCTGGGGAGCTGGCGGGCGCGGCTGGCGTTCGTGGCGCAGCGGCCGCACCTGTTCGCCACGTCGGTGGCGGGCAACATCCGGCTCGGGGCTCCCTCGGCCACCCTGGACGAGGTCCGGAGGGCGGCCGCCGCCGCGCACGCCGACTTCGTGGACGGGCTGCCGCAGGGGTTCGACACGGTGGTGGGCGAGCGCGGGACCAACTTCTCGGCGGGTCAGCGGCAGCGGATCGCGCTCGCGCGGGCCTTCTGCCGTCCCCATGCCTCGGTGCTGCTGCTCGACGAGCCCACGGCGCGCCTGGACGGGCGGAGCGAGGCGGCCGTGGTGGCGGCCACCTCGGACCTGGCCCAGGACCGTACGGCCGTCATCGTCGCCCACCGGCCCGCCATGATCGACCTCGCCGACCGCGTCATCCGCATCCACGAGGGCCGGGTCGTCTCCGACACCACCCGCTCGGCGGAAGGGGGTGGTGTCGCCTCGGGAGGTGCGCCGGAGACCGGCCCGCGCGCTCACCGGGCGCGTGATGAGGTGACAGTGGTGTGGCCGGGCGAGGGAAGCGGACAATGA
- the cydC gene encoding thiol reductant ABC exporter subunit CydC, with translation MNRRMGVRLVWAVLAGAAADLAGLGLIAAAAWLITRAAQQPSLAALSVAIVATRAFATSKGVFRYAERLTGHDVALRAQAGTRERLYQALIPPQQPRHGGADLLSRMVDDTEAVQDLLVRCLLPAAAAAAAGLAAVVIGLTVLPVTALVLVAGLVLAGVALPAGTAAAARRWSARIAPARAALAGRVADLVHGSADLAAYGADDEALAKALDADESLAALEHRQARVHAAALAGGTLVQGLTVAAIVLLAQGAGADSVATAVLALTALVSFEPVLPLAAAGERLAGITAALRRLREVRSAAPAVTEPPVPAPLPASPLTIKIDDLVVRHPAPAAETGPGVRPALDGVSLTLTPGKRVAIVGPSGAGKSTLLAALMRLVEPESGSIRVNDVDVRDLAGDDVRTLMTGLTQDPYIFRTTLRDNLRLAGPEAGDEALERAVRDARLDGWVERTGWDAELGEDGRTVSGGQLQRLALARALLYDPPVLLLDEPAEALDEETADRLMGDLLDVTRDRTTLLVTHRLRGLESVDEVVVLEEGRVIQRGRHDELVAVPGYYRDLWESEVLTRR, from the coding sequence GTGAACCGGCGCATGGGAGTGCGGCTGGTCTGGGCCGTGCTGGCCGGGGCGGCGGCCGATCTGGCCGGGCTCGGGCTCATCGCCGCCGCCGCGTGGCTGATCACCCGGGCCGCGCAGCAGCCGTCACTCGCCGCCCTGAGCGTGGCGATCGTGGCGACCAGGGCGTTCGCCACCAGCAAGGGCGTCTTCCGCTACGCCGAGCGCCTCACCGGCCACGACGTCGCGCTCCGCGCTCAGGCAGGCACCCGCGAACGCCTCTACCAGGCCCTCATCCCGCCCCAGCAGCCCAGGCACGGCGGCGCCGATCTGCTCAGCCGCATGGTGGACGACACCGAGGCCGTACAGGACCTGCTCGTACGCTGCCTGCTCCCCGCCGCCGCGGCCGCCGCCGCGGGGCTGGCGGCCGTGGTCATCGGGCTGACCGTGCTGCCGGTGACGGCGCTGGTGCTGGTGGCCGGGCTGGTGCTGGCCGGGGTGGCGCTGCCCGCCGGTACGGCCGCCGCCGCCCGCCGCTGGTCGGCCAGGATCGCGCCCGCCAGGGCGGCCCTGGCGGGCCGGGTGGCGGACCTGGTGCACGGCTCCGCCGACCTGGCCGCCTACGGTGCCGACGACGAGGCGCTGGCCAAGGCGCTGGACGCCGACGAGTCCCTGGCCGCGCTCGAGCACCGCCAGGCCCGCGTCCACGCCGCCGCCCTCGCCGGAGGCACGCTGGTGCAGGGGCTGACGGTGGCGGCCATCGTCCTGCTCGCCCAGGGGGCGGGCGCCGATTCGGTCGCGACGGCCGTGCTCGCGCTGACCGCTCTGGTGTCGTTCGAGCCGGTGCTGCCGCTGGCCGCGGCGGGCGAGCGCCTGGCGGGGATCACGGCCGCGCTCCGGCGCCTGCGCGAGGTCCGCTCCGCCGCCCCGGCCGTCACGGAGCCCCCGGTGCCCGCGCCGCTGCCCGCGTCCCCGCTGACCATCAAGATCGACGACCTCGTGGTCCGCCACCCCGCCCCTGCCGCGGAAACAGGCCCAGGGGTGCGGCCCGCGCTGGACGGGGTGTCGTTGACGCTCACCCCCGGCAAGCGGGTCGCGATCGTCGGTCCCAGCGGCGCGGGGAAGAGCACGTTGCTGGCCGCGCTGATGCGGCTGGTCGAGCCCGAGTCGGGCAGCATCCGCGTCAACGATGTCGACGTACGCGATCTCGCGGGTGACGACGTGCGGACGCTCATGACCGGGCTCACCCAGGACCCGTACATCTTCCGCACCACCCTCCGCGACAACCTGCGCCTCGCGGGCCCCGAGGCCGGCGACGAGGCGCTGGAGCGCGCCGTACGGGATGCCAGGCTCGACGGATGGGTCGAGCGGACCGGGTGGGACGCGGAGCTGGGCGAGGACGGCAGGACCGTGTCCGGCGGCCAGTTGCAGCGGCTGGCGCTGGCCAGGGCGCTGCTGTACGACCCGCCCGTGCTGCTGCTCGACGAGCCCGCCGAGGCGCTCGACGAGGAGACGGCCGACCGGCTGATGGGCGACCTGCTCGACGTCACCAGGGACCGCACCACGCTCCTGGTCACACACCGGCTGAGAGGGCTGGAGAGCGTGGACGAGGTCGTCGTGCTCGAGGAGGGCCGGGTCATCCAGAGAGGGCGGCATGACGAGCTCGTCGCCGTGCCCGGTTACTACCGCGATCTGTGGGAGTCCGAGGTCCTGACCAGGCGCTGA
- a CDS encoding transcriptional regulator: MSADQAPPELDPVIHAQARLRVVAALNMLGEGDEMAFPALKDLLGMTAGNLSVHLSKLEDAGYVQITKTHKGRTPVTYVALTKRGRLAFEDYTKAIRALLGNAGGMS; the protein is encoded by the coding sequence GTGAGCGCGGACCAGGCGCCGCCCGAGCTCGACCCGGTGATCCACGCGCAGGCCCGGCTCCGGGTGGTCGCCGCGCTGAACATGCTCGGCGAGGGGGACGAGATGGCGTTCCCGGCGCTGAAGGACCTGCTCGGCATGACCGCGGGCAACCTGTCGGTGCACCTCAGCAAGCTGGAGGACGCCGGATACGTCCAGATCACCAAGACGCACAAGGGCCGCACACCCGTCACGTACGTGGCGCTCACCAAGCGCGGGCGGCTGGCCTTCGAGGACTACACCAAGGCGATTCGCGCCTTGCTCGGCAACGCAGGAGGAATGTCATGA